In the genome of Mycoplasmopsis pulmonis, one region contains:
- a CDS encoding lipoprotein 17-related variable surface protein, with protein sequence MKIKNYKKIWILVPGFFALSTVAFVSCSLFAKQNNQTTQQTQQAQPSTPNESQKQNGSTQQTQPAQPSTPNESQKQNGSTQQIQPAQPSTPNESQKQNGSTQQIQPAQPSTPNESQKQNGSTQQTQPAQPSNPSESQKQNGSTQQANPAQPSNPNESQKQNNSTKQKSVQDILKDEMNEIGHIYLKLASTLKNKKPSEIKNEDLTSKHIDAKIGPWNNVYTPKDGISLTYSLPTKNEEKKVDDDAGTLNVILTLSKGNESLSKTFRLSQLKGRLSQEIKKIHSIIIKDNKQNDLKNKLPSELKVSDLTHDKLKLNNILFSEFVPSEGTSVSFDLAKDEAQKEANDDLGSINIIVKLKNGTQEASEEFQVFGFKTKTHQKLEAELAKITSISLKPSGDYFKNLLPREIIGQHIRDFYSKLDLIKQDGTVYKAPREIKVEFEITTEQSQNVENNNKGEIDVIVKFSQAAKVVTKIYKLNQLKKATTA encoded by the coding sequence ATGAAAATAAAAAACTACAAAAAAATATGGATTTTAGTTCCAGGTTTTTTTGCATTATCTACTGTGGCCTTTGTTTCATGTTCATTATTTGCAAAGCAAAACAATCAAACAACTCAACAAACACAGCAAGCTCAGCCATCAACTCCAAATGAGTCACAAAAGCAAAATGGCTCAACTCAACAAACACAGCCAGCTCAGCCGTCAACTCCAAATGAGTCACAAAAGCAAAATGGCTCAACTCAACAAATACAGCCAGCTCAGCCTTCAACTCCAAATGAGTCACAAAAACAAAATGGCTCAACTCAACAAATACAGCCAGCTCAGCCTTCAACTCCAAATGAGTCACAAAAGCAAAATGGCTCAACTCAACAAACACAGCCAGCCCAGCCTTCAAATCCAAGTGAGTCACAAAAGCAAAATGGCTCAACTCAACAAGCAAATCCGGCTCAGCCTTCAAATCCAAATGAGTCACAAAAGCAAAATAACTCAACTAAGCAAAAATCAGTTCAAGACATTTTAAAAGATGAAATGAATGAAATTGGTCATATTTATTTAAAGTTAGCTTCAACTTTAAAAAATAAAAAGCCTTCGGAGATAAAAAATGAAGATCTTACAAGCAAACATATTGATGCTAAAATTGGTCCTTGAAACAATGTTTATACTCCAAAAGATGGCATTAGTCTAACTTATTCACTTCCAACCAAAAATGAAGAGAAAAAAGTTGATGATGATGCAGGGACTTTAAATGTTATTTTGACTTTGTCAAAAGGAAATGAAAGTTTAAGCAAAACCTTTAGACTTTCTCAACTAAAAGGAAGACTATCTCAAGAGATTAAAAAAATTCACTCAATTATTATTAAAGATAATAAGCAAAATGATTTAAAAAATAAATTGCCCTCTGAATTAAAAGTTAGTGATTTAACTCATGATAAATTGAAATTAAATAATATTCTTTTTAGTGAATTTGTTCCCTCTGAAGGAACTAGTGTAAGTTTTGATTTAGCTAAAGATGAGGCTCAAAAAGAAGCCAACGATGATCTAGGAAGTATAAATATAATTGTAAAATTAAAAAATGGAACTCAAGAAGCAAGTGAGGAGTTTCAAGTTTTTGGTTTTAAAACAAAAACACACCAAAAACTTGAAGCTGAACTAGCTAAAATAACTTCAATTTCATTAAAGCCTTCAGGAGATTATTTTAAAAATCTTTTACCTAGAGAAATTATTGGTCAACACATTCGTGATTTTTATAGCAAATTAGATCTAATAAAACAAGACGGAACAGTCTATAAAGCTCCAAGAGAGATCAAAGTTGAATTTGAAATTACAACTGAGCAAAGTCAAAATGTTGAAAACAACAATAAAGGTGAAATAGATGTTATAGTTAAATTTTCTCAAGCAGCTAAAGTTGTAACTAAGATTTACAAACTTAACCAACTAAAAAAAGCAACTACTGCCTAA
- a CDS encoding aminopeptidase P family protein, with the protein MDTKYLKKVLEQNQLEAIVSEAYQTRLWYSQIQSSDGYIVIEKDRASLFVDSRYIEYARKNAKNVDVILLTSDSLKDFFAQRNFKRLGFEKNYLTMAVLDNLKKLNPNAEFVGIDGQELRILKSKEEVDKLQKSIDISLKALDDLIKNHLKEGMSEKEVDWKLNYLLKKHGAEKESFSSIIASGPNSSMPHAHTSDRKIKEGELLTIDFGGYYKGYATDITRTFIFKENKSTNPKAKEILEIVEEAARLGREVVKPGILSSEVDKVCRDYIESKGYGQYFLHSTGHGLGIDVHELPNVSKFSNTVLEPGMVITVEPGIYIEGLGGARVEDDILVTEKGSVVLSRKNSK; encoded by the coding sequence ATGGATACAAAATACTTAAAAAAAGTTCTAGAACAAAACCAGCTAGAAGCAATTGTCTCAGAGGCATATCAAACTCGTCTATGATATTCACAAATTCAAAGCTCAGATGGATACATAGTCATTGAAAAAGATAGAGCTAGTCTTTTTGTTGATTCAAGATACATTGAATATGCTAGAAAAAATGCAAAAAATGTTGATGTTATCTTATTAACTAGTGATAGCTTAAAAGACTTTTTTGCTCAAAGAAATTTCAAAAGATTAGGTTTTGAAAAAAACTATTTAACTATGGCTGTTTTAGATAATCTAAAAAAATTAAATCCAAATGCAGAGTTTGTTGGAATTGATGGTCAAGAGCTTAGAATTTTAAAATCTAAAGAAGAAGTAGACAAACTTCAAAAATCAATTGATATTTCACTAAAGGCCTTAGATGATTTAATTAAAAATCATCTTAAAGAAGGTATGAGTGAAAAAGAAGTTGATTGAAAATTAAACTATCTTTTAAAAAAACATGGAGCAGAAAAAGAAAGCTTTAGTTCAATAATTGCTTCAGGGCCAAATTCTTCAATGCCTCATGCTCATACTAGTGATAGAAAAATCAAAGAAGGTGAGCTTTTAACAATTGACTTTGGTGGATACTACAAAGGTTATGCAACTGATATTACTAGAACTTTTATTTTTAAAGAAAACAAAAGTACCAATCCTAAAGCTAAAGAAATTCTTGAAATTGTTGAAGAGGCAGCTCGTTTAGGAAGAGAAGTTGTTAAACCTGGAATTTTAAGCTCTGAAGTTGATAAGGTGTGTCGCGACTACATTGAATCAAAAGGATATGGTCAATATTTCCTTCACTCAACTGGCCATGGACTTGGAATTGATGTTCATGAGCTTCCTAATGTTTCAAAATTTAGCAACACTGTTTTAGAACCGGGAATGGTAATTACAGTTGAGCCAGGAATCTACATTGAAGGTCTTGGTGGAGCTAGAGTTGAAGATGACATTTTAGTTACAGAAAAAGGCTCAGTAGTTCTTTCAAGAAAAAACTCTAAATAA
- the rpmG gene encoding 50S ribosomal protein L33 has protein sequence MAREGFTLACKECKMENYISKKNKKKHVEKLEINKFCSKCNSKTMHREKK, from the coding sequence ATGGCAAGAGAAGGATTTACACTTGCATGTAAGGAATGTAAAATGGAAAACTACATTTCAAAGAAAAACAAGAAAAAACACGTTGAAAAACTTGAAATTAATAAATTTTGTTCAAAATGTAACTCAAAAACAATGCATAGAGAGAAAAAATAA
- the metG gene encoding methionine--tRNA ligase, which translates to MKKTIYITTPIYYPSGDLHLGHIYSTNIAWVLRNYKKIQGYETFFSTGSDEHGQKIFNKAQELKLETQDYVDRQANKFIDFWKKANIDYDFFARTTNKEHKEVVREIFHKLKEKNIIYLDKYVGLYSVSDEEFLTETQALKKDNKFFHPVSNHELIKIEEESYFFNLNLFIDWIKEFLDQDIISSKAIVNELKSNFINKGLENLSVTRIKLDWGIKIDQSSKHVIYVWLDALFQYLTNLGYGSKNQSLYEKFWKNGDERVHVVGKEITRFHCIYWPIFLKSLNVKMPTKIISHGWIVTPEGKMSKSKGNVVDPVVLIEKYGSEVLKYFLIAKLSIKKDGVFSEELLVSAYNNDLVNTFSNLISRTVKMILNNYDRPLSFILSKDQEDLEIEKDIKNSFETFCSFAEEYEFDKAFESTINLGKKLNLYIDKTRPWLLTKEDQKLEIVLNRLLNGIYAMAFELSIVMPQTSQKLAKALGFESFEKSKLEDFKKFDNIKIEKIENLFNRIKL; encoded by the coding sequence ATGAAAAAAACAATTTATATTACAACACCAATTTACTATCCCTCGGGAGATTTACATCTAGGTCATATTTACTCTACTAATATTGCTTGAGTTTTAAGAAACTATAAAAAAATTCAAGGCTATGAAACTTTTTTTTCAACTGGAAGTGATGAACATGGCCAAAAAATTTTCAATAAAGCCCAAGAGTTAAAACTTGAAACTCAAGATTATGTTGATAGACAAGCTAATAAATTTATTGATTTTTGAAAAAAAGCCAATATTGACTATGACTTTTTTGCTCGAACCACAAATAAAGAGCACAAAGAAGTAGTTAGAGAAATTTTTCATAAGCTAAAAGAAAAAAACATCATTTATTTAGATAAATATGTAGGTCTTTATTCAGTAAGTGATGAGGAGTTTTTAACTGAGACTCAAGCTCTTAAAAAAGACAATAAATTTTTTCATCCTGTTTCAAATCATGAGTTAATAAAAATAGAAGAAGAGTCATATTTTTTCAATTTAAATCTTTTTATTGATTGAATTAAAGAATTTTTAGACCAAGACATAATTAGCTCAAAAGCTATTGTTAATGAATTAAAATCAAATTTTATTAATAAAGGACTAGAAAATCTTTCAGTTACTAGAATTAAACTTGATTGAGGAATTAAAATTGATCAAAGTTCAAAACATGTTATTTATGTTTGACTTGATGCACTTTTTCAATATTTAACTAATTTAGGTTATGGAAGTAAAAACCAAAGTTTATATGAAAAATTTTGAAAAAATGGTGATGAAAGAGTCCATGTTGTAGGTAAAGAAATTACTAGATTTCACTGTATTTATTGGCCAATATTTTTAAAAAGCTTAAATGTTAAAATGCCAACTAAAATAATAAGCCATGGATGAATTGTCACTCCCGAAGGAAAAATGTCAAAATCAAAAGGGAATGTAGTTGATCCTGTTGTTTTAATTGAAAAATATGGCTCAGAAGTACTTAAATATTTTTTAATAGCAAAGCTTTCTATTAAAAAAGATGGTGTTTTTAGTGAAGAGCTTTTAGTTAGTGCTTACAACAATGACTTAGTTAATACTTTTTCTAATTTAATTTCAAGAACAGTTAAGATGATCTTAAATAATTATGATAGGCCTTTAAGTTTTATTTTAAGCAAAGATCAAGAAGATCTTGAAATTGAAAAAGATATTAAAAATAGCTTTGAGACATTTTGCTCTTTTGCAGAAGAGTATGAATTTGACAAAGCTTTTGAATCAACAATAAATTTAGGTAAAAAATTAAATTTATACATTGACAAAACTCGTCCTTGACTTTTAACTAAAGAGGATCAAAAACTTGAAATTGTATTAAATAGATTGTTAAACGGAATTTATGCAATGGCTTTTGAGCTTTCAATTGTAATGCCTCAAACAAGTCAAAAATTAGCTAAAGCTTTAGGTTTTGAAAGTTTTGAAAAATCTAAATTAGAAGATTTTAAAAAATTTGATAACATTAAAATTGAAAAAATTGAAAATTTATTCAATAGAATTAAACTTTAA
- the ftsZ gene encoding cell division protein FtsZ, translating to MSDLENFIPTANIKVIGVGGGGNNSVETMIQAGIQGVEFIVANTDIQALQRSSAPNFIHLGENKRGLGAGANPEVGKKAAEESIVEIKEKLKGADMVIITSGMGGGTGTGASPIIAKIARELGALTISIVTTPFEFEGNLRNKNAQEGIKNLRAVSDSIITISNNKLLEQYGDAPMKDSFLFADTILKHTVKTITDIIAIPAHINLDFADVKTVMKDKGDALIGIGRASGKDRAVKAAIHAISSPIIETSIQGASHTIINITGSANLTLTEVHSAVNVIKNAVGPEMNTIFGATINESIGDEIYVSVIATGLSSSKKFNSEQEIKDEVSSMLKTMEIDLQASETKTILINDPLPKDEKMVLTSLLDRDSKILEKDDSQDDTLPFFLKRNV from the coding sequence ATGTCGGATTTAGAAAATTTTATTCCTACTGCCAACATTAAAGTTATCGGAGTTGGTGGTGGAGGAAATAATTCTGTTGAGACAATGATTCAAGCTGGTATTCAAGGTGTTGAATTTATTGTTGCAAACACTGATATTCAAGCACTTCAAAGAAGCAGCGCTCCAAACTTTATTCACCTTGGTGAAAACAAAAGAGGTCTAGGAGCTGGGGCCAATCCTGAAGTTGGTAAAAAAGCAGCAGAAGAGAGCATTGTTGAGATTAAAGAAAAACTTAAAGGCGCAGATATGGTTATTATCACCTCAGGAATGGGTGGTGGAACCGGAACTGGAGCTAGTCCAATTATTGCTAAAATCGCAAGGGAACTAGGAGCTCTTACAATTTCAATTGTTACAACTCCTTTTGAATTTGAAGGTAATTTAAGAAATAAAAATGCCCAAGAGGGAATTAAAAACCTTAGGGCAGTTAGCGATTCAATTATAACTATTTCTAATAATAAGTTACTTGAACAATATGGTGATGCTCCTATGAAAGATTCATTTCTTTTTGCAGACACCATATTAAAGCACACCGTTAAAACCATAACAGATATAATTGCCATTCCAGCACATATCAACCTTGATTTTGCTGACGTCAAAACTGTTATGAAAGACAAAGGTGATGCTCTTATTGGTATAGGTAGAGCCTCTGGTAAAGATCGAGCTGTCAAAGCTGCCATCCATGCCATTAGCTCTCCGATAATTGAAACATCAATTCAAGGAGCAAGCCATACCATTATCAATATCACCGGAAGTGCTAATTTAACATTAACCGAAGTTCATAGCGCAGTTAATGTTATTAAAAACGCAGTAGGTCCTGAAATGAATACAATTTTTGGAGCTACAATCAATGAATCAATTGGTGATGAGATTTATGTCTCTGTTATTGCAACAGGGCTAAGCTCTTCTAAAAAATTTAATTCAGAACAAGAAATTAAAGATGAAGTTTCTAGCATGCTTAAGACAATGGAAATTGACCTTCAAGCATCAGAGACTAAAACTATTTTAATAAATGATCCTCTTCCAAAAGATGAGAAAATGGTTTTAACTTCTTTACTTGATAGAGACTCAAAAATTCTTGAAAAAGATGATTCTCAAGATGATACATTACCTTTTTTCTTAAAAAGAAACGTTTAA
- the rsmH gene encoding 16S rRNA (cytosine(1402)-N(4))-methyltransferase RsmH, with protein MQLHKPVLLKDVIENLEINPEGIYVDLTLGYAGHSSEILKKLSSKGKLIGFDQDSFAIEKSRQRLSQISDNFVLINDNFVNFKVYLDKMNISFVDGFLLDLGVSSVQLDFAHRGFSYSKLGPLDMRMNLDQPLKADDIVNGYDQESLCKIFIENADVKLAKQVAKGIVNNRPIKDTLELVEVIRSSLPAALVRKKNPAKAVFQAIRIAVNDELIVLKKFLAQSLDFLKKDSKMLIITFHSIEDRIVKDFFKRQVKNKHDRRLPIMEQKDYQVKTIKPTEEEIAQNRRAKSSKLRIIKKL; from the coding sequence ATGCAATTGCACAAACCAGTTTTATTAAAGGATGTCATCGAAAATTTAGAAATAAATCCAGAGGGCATCTATGTAGATTTAACCCTTGGTTATGCAGGCCATTCTAGTGAGATCCTGAAAAAACTCTCAAGCAAAGGTAAATTAATTGGATTTGATCAAGACTCTTTTGCTATAGAAAAAAGTAGACAAAGGCTTAGTCAAATTAGTGATAATTTTGTTTTGATAAATGATAACTTCGTAAACTTTAAAGTTTATTTAGACAAAATGAATATTAGCTTTGTAGATGGGTTTTTATTAGATTTAGGTGTAAGCTCTGTTCAATTAGATTTTGCCCATAGAGGTTTTAGTTACTCCAAATTAGGACCTTTGGATATGCGAATGAACTTAGATCAGCCTTTAAAAGCAGATGATATTGTCAATGGCTATGATCAAGAAAGTCTTTGTAAAATTTTTATTGAAAACGCAGATGTAAAGCTTGCAAAGCAAGTTGCTAAAGGCATTGTCAATAATAGACCTATAAAAGATACATTAGAGCTAGTTGAAGTAATAAGATCTTCGCTTCCAGCTGCACTTGTTAGAAAGAAAAATCCAGCAAAGGCAGTTTTTCAAGCAATTAGAATTGCTGTCAATGATGAATTGATAGTTTTAAAAAAATTTTTGGCTCAATCTTTAGATTTTCTAAAAAAAGACTCAAAAATGCTCATAATCACTTTTCACTCAATTGAAGATAGAATTGTCAAGGACTTTTTTAAGAGACAAGTCAAGAACAAACATGATCGAAGGCTTCCTATTATGGAGCAAAAAGATTATCAAGTTAAAACTATTAAACCAACAGAGGAAGAAATTGCTCAAAACCGTCGAGCCAAAAGCTCAAAGTTAAGAATTATTAAAAAACTTTAA
- the mraZ gene encoding division/cell wall cluster transcriptional repressor MraZ, which produces MEESGVKMALYGNFERSLDPKNRLSLPAKFKTELGSNFYLSVLLDGVVEIRNSEEFENEAHKFKTMNVLDKNARDFARLFFQRTVEVEGDKQGRFVLPKHILEKASIQKDVVLVGMGDKVELWSKAKYDSFQDSIDDEKIENIAFKLKESGVEF; this is translated from the coding sequence GTGGAAGAAAGTGGGGTAAAAATGGCTTTGTATGGAAACTTCGAAAGATCATTAGATCCTAAAAATAGACTTTCGCTACCTGCTAAGTTTAAAACTGAGCTAGGTAGCAACTTTTATCTAAGCGTTTTATTAGATGGAGTTGTTGAAATTAGAAATTCTGAGGAATTTGAAAACGAAGCCCATAAGTTTAAAACAATGAATGTCCTTGATAAAAATGCAAGAGACTTTGCTAGATTGTTTTTCCAAAGAACAGTTGAAGTTGAAGGGGACAAACAAGGAAGATTTGTTTTACCAAAGCACATCCTAGAAAAAGCCTCTATCCAAAAAGATGTTGTTTTAGTTGGTATGGGAGACAAAGTTGAACTTTGATCTAAAGCCAAATATGACAGCTTCCAAGATTCAATTGATGATGAAAAAATTGAAAACATTGCATTTAAATTAAAAGAATCAGGTGTTGAATTCTAA
- the rplM gene encoding 50S ribosomal protein L13, whose translation MRQTTIVKHKEVNKKWFLIDADGVVLGKLATLTASILRGKNKPDFTPNVDMGDNIVIINAEKVVLTANKEEDKKYYSHSGYPGGLKVINAAKLRAKKPIAIVEKAVKGMLPHTKLGRQQFRNLYVYAGSVHKQEAQQPVRIEVK comes from the coding sequence ATGAGACAAACTACTATTGTTAAACATAAAGAAGTTAACAAAAAATGATTCCTTATTGATGCAGATGGTGTAGTTTTGGGAAAGTTAGCTACTTTAACAGCATCAATTTTAAGAGGAAAAAATAAGCCTGATTTTACACCCAACGTTGATATGGGAGACAACATTGTAATAATTAATGCCGAAAAAGTTGTATTAACAGCTAATAAAGAAGAGGATAAAAAATACTACTCTCACTCTGGATATCCTGGAGGGCTAAAAGTAATTAATGCAGCTAAGCTAAGAGCTAAAAAACCAATTGCAATTGTTGAAAAAGCGGTTAAAGGAATGCTTCCACATACAAAATTAGGTAGACAACAATTTAGAAACTTGTATGTCTATGCTGGAAGTGTACATAAGCAAGAGGCACAACAGCCAGTAAGAATTGAGGTTAAATAA
- the rpsI gene encoding 30S ribosomal protein S9, which translates to MAISYQLKSPAFRGLGRRKSSVARVILLKGSGKFTINKREAKEYLKSDIYIKDALQPFDLTQTNNTFDIRVTVRGGGLAGQAGAIRLGIARALLEISADYRSVLKEAKMLTRNTKVKERKKPGLRKARKARQFSKR; encoded by the coding sequence ATGGCTATTTCTTATCAATTAAAATCACCTGCTTTTAGAGGACTAGGAAGAAGAAAATCATCAGTTGCTAGAGTTATTTTATTAAAAGGTAGTGGTAAATTTACTATTAATAAAAGAGAAGCAAAAGAATATTTAAAATCAGATATTTATATCAAAGATGCTCTTCAACCTTTTGATTTAACTCAAACAAACAACACTTTTGATATTAGAGTTACAGTTAGAGGTGGAGGTCTTGCAGGACAAGCTGGAGCAATTAGATTAGGTATTGCAAGAGCTCTTTTAGAAATAAGCGCTGATTATAGATCTGTTTTAAAAGAAGCTAAAATGTTAACTAGAAATACAAAAGTTAAAGAAAGAAAGAAACCAGGTTTAAGAAAAGCGAGAAAAGCTCGTCAATTTTCAAAAAGATAA
- a CDS encoding ATP-binding cassette domain-containing protein, giving the protein MQKKEKNEILRVKNLKIQYGKKVILENVNFSVDKGSFISILGPSGSGKTTLLNSLASLVKKKEGEILINNSKDNQNIGFVFQDSSLYENISVYKNIYLSIKNSWSWKIKELSIFFEKYISDYNVKNKKILNLLNEIIEKREIIQSLNKKQQKKVINKLKLVRFLLFLESIKIKYSKEFKQTKTLILRKKIQNDLLLYQSFIDEYKIQNNKITALIDNIKKEQTSVDSLDHKSLKKLISKLKMLRFLLFWQSVNLKLFKKVKMIKSLGQNKLRSCPVNNFIFNARVAFLARKDIIDVSKNLDIMHLLKNKATALSGGQKQRVSIAKALAKRSDIILLDEPFASLDAKIKEKAREWLKGIQKQYQITMLFVTHDQNDAMLISDKIIFVDSQTIVQFDEPKMLFENPVNLAVAKFIGFPEIVLLEKRENLSYYIRSNKINVEADQNGKWVIKDLKTNGNFDILTISSASSNNLVEVISLSNEYKKGQKVNIRYKKEDVLIFDQNGKRIYV; this is encoded by the coding sequence ATGCAAAAAAAAGAAAAAAATGAGATTTTAAGAGTAAAAAATTTAAAAATTCAATATGGTAAAAAAGTTATTTTAGAAAATGTTAACTTTTCAGTTGATAAAGGTAGCTTTATTTCTATTCTAGGCCCTTCAGGCTCTGGTAAGACTACCCTTTTGAATTCATTAGCATCACTAGTTAAGAAAAAAGAAGGAGAGATTTTAATCAACAACTCCAAAGATAATCAAAACATTGGATTTGTTTTTCAAGACTCAAGCCTTTATGAAAATATTTCAGTTTACAAAAATATTTATCTTTCGATCAAAAATTCATGATCTTGAAAAATAAAAGAACTTTCAATATTTTTTGAAAAATATATTAGTGACTACAATGTTAAAAATAAAAAGATTTTAAATTTACTAAATGAAATTATAGAAAAAAGAGAAATAATTCAGAGTTTAAACAAAAAGCAACAAAAAAAAGTAATAAATAAACTAAAACTAGTTAGATTTTTGCTTTTTTTAGAATCAATCAAAATAAAATATTCAAAAGAATTTAAGCAAACAAAAACCTTAATTCTTAGAAAAAAAATCCAAAACGATTTGCTTTTATATCAAAGTTTTATTGATGAGTATAAAATCCAAAACAATAAAATTACAGCCTTAATTGATAATATTAAAAAAGAACAAACTAGTGTTGATTCTTTAGATCATAAAAGTTTAAAAAAGCTTATAAGCAAACTTAAGATGCTAAGGTTTTTACTTTTTTGACAAAGCGTTAATCTAAAGCTTTTTAAAAAAGTAAAAATGATAAAAAGCTTAGGGCAAAATAAACTAAGAAGCTGTCCAGTTAATAATTTTATATTTAATGCTAGAGTTGCTTTTTTAGCTAGAAAAGATATCATTGATGTTTCTAAAAACCTTGATATCATGCACCTTTTAAAAAATAAAGCAACAGCTCTTTCTGGAGGACAAAAACAAAGGGTTTCAATTGCTAAGGCTTTAGCAAAAAGAAGTGACATAATTTTGCTTGATGAGCCTTTTGCTTCTCTAGATGCCAAAATCAAAGAAAAAGCTCGAGAGTGACTAAAAGGTATTCAAAAGCAATATCAAATTACAATGCTCTTTGTTACTCACGATCAAAATGATGCTATGTTAATTAGTGACAAAATCATCTTTGTTGATAGTCAAACCATAGTTCAATTTGATGAGCCTAAAATGCTTTTTGAAAATCCTGTTAATTTAGCAGTGGCTAAATTCATAGGTTTTCCTGAAATTGTTCTTTTAGAAAAAAGAGAAAATTTATCTTACTATATTAGATCAAATAAAATAAATGTTGAAGCTGATCAAAATGGTAAGTGAGTAATTAAAGATTTAAAAACAAATGGAAATTTTGACATTCTAACCATTTCTTCAGCTTCTTCAAATAATTTAGTTGAAGTAATTTCTCTATCAAATGAGTACAAAAAAGGCCAAAAAGTAAATATTAGATATAAAAAAGAAGATGTTTTGATTTTTGATCAAAACGGTAAGAGAATTTATGTTTAA